A region from the Branchiostoma lanceolatum isolate klBraLanc5 chromosome 2, klBraLanc5.hap2, whole genome shotgun sequence genome encodes:
- the LOC136427781 gene encoding recombining binding protein suppressor of hairless-like isoform X2: MSEPGGPDIILPDDYNLNFTEQDLLLLEKGAQEHVAMATAAAAMASSIHQPLSRVPVGPPPLLSIGHALMNKPTPPYPVMDLSVRQNDRRLTKEAMRQYLRDRPDTTVVIMTAKVAQKSYGNEKRFFCPPPLLYLMGDGWKHRLQPVVMAGEAENEAQPYAFIGIGSAEQEMQQMNLEGKNWAVAKTLFISDTDKRKAFELKVKLFYGTGDDVGMFCSKKIKVISKPSKKKQSLKNAELCIPSGSRVALFNRLRSQTVSTRYLHVESGNFHASSQEWGAFTIHLLEEPQSESEHFKVRDGYIHYGSCVKLVCCVTGMALPRLVIRKVDKQMSQLTADDPVSQLHKCCFHLKDSDRMYLCVSQERIIQFQATECPKDSTKEILNDGAAWTIISTDQAEYSFYEGMGPVKGPVTPVPIVDSLQLNGGGDVAMLELNGENFTYNLKVWFGDVEAETMFRCAESMLCVVPDISAFRGGWRWFRQPTQVPLTLVRHDGVIFATGLTFTYTPELGPHPPTMEEAIMSNPIRPIPEDTPTTFPTNHYPDLEQL; the protein is encoded by the exons ATGTCAGAGCCTGGCGGTCCAGATATCATACTCCCCGACGACTATAACCTTAATTTCACGGAGCAAG ATCTTCTGCTGTTAGAAAAAGGAGCACAAGagcatgttgccatggcgacggccGCAGCAGCCATGGCGTCGTCCATCCACCAGCCGCTGAGCCGTGTGCCTGtcggcccccctcccctcctgtCCATCGGCCATGCCCTGATGAACAAGCCCACTCCTCCTTACCCGGTCATGGATCTGTCGGTAAG GCAAAATGACAGGAGATTGACAAA GGAGGCCATGCGACAGTACCTGAGGGACAGGCCTGACACAACTGTGGTCATCATGACAGCCAAGGTCGCACAGAAGTCATATGGCAATGAGAAAAG GtttttctgcccccctcccctgctgTACCTGATGGGAGACGGATGGAAGCACCGCCTGCAGCCGGTGGTCATGGCCGGGGAGGCGGAGAACGAGGCCCAGCCCTACGCCTTCATCGGCATCGGCAGCGCTGAACAGGAGATGCAGCAGATGAACCTCGAGGGCAAG AACTGGGCAGTAGCAAAAACTCTCTTCATCTCGGACACGGACAAACGGAAGGCCTTTGAGCTGAAAGTGAAGCTGTTCTATGGAACAGGCGATGATGTGGGGATGTTCTGCAGCAAGAAGATCAAGGTCATCTCTAAACCCTCCAAGAAGAAACAGTCTCTGAAGAATGCTGAAT TGTGTATCCCATCAGGCTCTAGAGTGGCCCTGTTCAACCGGCTACGCTCACAAACCGTCAGCACACGCTACCTCCACGTGGAGTCCGGTAACTTCCACGCCAGCTCGCAGGAGTGGGGAGCCTTCACCATACACCTAC TGGAGGAGCCCCAGTCGGAGAGTGAGCACTTTAAAGTACGAGATGGCTACATCCACTATGGCTCCTGTGTCAAGTTGGTGTGCTGTGTCACAGGCATGGCGCTACCAAGGCTG GTGATCCGTAAGGTAGACAAACAGATGTCCCAGCTGACAGCTGATGACCCAGTGTCCCAGCTGCACAAGTGCTGCTTCCACCTGAAGGACTCTGACAGGATGTACCTGTGTGTGTCTCAGGAGAGGATCATACAGTTTCAG GCCACGGAATGTCCTAAGGACTCCACCAAGGAGATCCTGAATGATGGTGCGGCCTGGACGATCATCAGTACTGACCAGGCAGAGTACAGCTTCTATGAAGGGATGGGACCAGTCAAGGGGCCGGTCACGCCGGTGCCAATAGTGGATAGTTTACAG TTGAATGGAGGAGGGGATGTTGCCATGCTGGAACTGAACGGAGAAAACTTCACCTACAACCTGAAGGTGTGGTTTGGAGATGTGGAGGCAGAGACCATGTTTAG GTGTGCGGAGAGCATGCTGTGTGTGGTTCCTGACATCTCCGCCTTCCGTGGAGGCTGGCGCTGGTTCCGACAGCCCACACAGGTGCCCCTGACTCTGGTCAGGCACGACGGGGTCATCTTTGCAACAG GTTTAACGTTCACCTACACCCCAGAGCTGGGACCCCACCCCCCTACAATGGAAGAAGCCATCATGTCTAATCCAATCAGACCCATCCCTGAAGACACACCCACCACATTTCCAACCAATCACTATCCAGACCTGGAGCAGCTGTGA
- the LOC136427781 gene encoding recombining binding protein suppressor of hairless-like isoform X1 — MFQNSQAISGEDTSNILAGDMCALPSFEDLAMSWRIGQSMYSDHQHEAPPSYSPPAPYMPQLVNTQDGQVPPSDDVLQDLVIRGIPPHQPVPGMRMPPPDYLPPYLMDTLTQLQTFPMPEYMPPAPLSPATMQSVSSQNYNLHAPLSIPPLPAQPHNTPAQRTGPQNDRRLTKEAMRQYLRDRPDTTVVIMTAKVAQKSYGNEKRFFCPPPLLYLMGDGWKHRLQPVVMAGEAENEAQPYAFIGIGSAEQEMQQMNLEGKNWAVAKTLFISDTDKRKAFELKVKLFYGTGDDVGMFCSKKIKVISKPSKKKQSLKNAELCIPSGSRVALFNRLRSQTVSTRYLHVESGNFHASSQEWGAFTIHLLEEPQSESEHFKVRDGYIHYGSCVKLVCCVTGMALPRLVIRKVDKQMSQLTADDPVSQLHKCCFHLKDSDRMYLCVSQERIIQFQATECPKDSTKEILNDGAAWTIISTDQAEYSFYEGMGPVKGPVTPVPIVDSLQLNGGGDVAMLELNGENFTYNLKVWFGDVEAETMFRCAESMLCVVPDISAFRGGWRWFRQPTQVPLTLVRHDGVIFATGLTFTYTPELGPHPPTMEEAIMSNPIRPIPEDTPTTFPTNHYPDLEQL, encoded by the exons ATGTTTCAAAACAGCCAGGCAATTAGTGGGGAGGACACCAGCAACATACTGGCCGGCGACATGTGTGCCTTACCCAGCTTTGAGGACCTGGCGATGTCGTGGCGGATCGGACAGAGCATGTACTCGGACCATCAGCACGAGGCGCCGCCGTCCTACTCCCCGCCAGCTCCCTACATGCCTCAGCTTGTCAACACACAGGACGGACAGGTGCCACCGTCGGACGACGTCCTACAGGACCTGGTCATCAGGGGGATCCCTCCCCACCAGCCCGTGCCTGGGATGAGGATGCCTCCTCCAGACTACCTGCCTCCGTACCTGATGGACACCTTGACTCAGCTTCAGACCTTCCCCATGCCTGAGTACATGCCTCCTGCACCCTTGTCTCCAGCCACCATGCAGTCTGTTTCATCCCAGAACTATAACCTGCATGCCCCCCTGTCTATACCCCCGTTACCGGCCCAGCCTCACAACACTCCCGCCCAGCGTACTGGCCC GCAAAATGACAGGAGATTGACAAA GGAGGCCATGCGACAGTACCTGAGGGACAGGCCTGACACAACTGTGGTCATCATGACAGCCAAGGTCGCACAGAAGTCATATGGCAATGAGAAAAG GtttttctgcccccctcccctgctgTACCTGATGGGAGACGGATGGAAGCACCGCCTGCAGCCGGTGGTCATGGCCGGGGAGGCGGAGAACGAGGCCCAGCCCTACGCCTTCATCGGCATCGGCAGCGCTGAACAGGAGATGCAGCAGATGAACCTCGAGGGCAAG AACTGGGCAGTAGCAAAAACTCTCTTCATCTCGGACACGGACAAACGGAAGGCCTTTGAGCTGAAAGTGAAGCTGTTCTATGGAACAGGCGATGATGTGGGGATGTTCTGCAGCAAGAAGATCAAGGTCATCTCTAAACCCTCCAAGAAGAAACAGTCTCTGAAGAATGCTGAAT TGTGTATCCCATCAGGCTCTAGAGTGGCCCTGTTCAACCGGCTACGCTCACAAACCGTCAGCACACGCTACCTCCACGTGGAGTCCGGTAACTTCCACGCCAGCTCGCAGGAGTGGGGAGCCTTCACCATACACCTAC TGGAGGAGCCCCAGTCGGAGAGTGAGCACTTTAAAGTACGAGATGGCTACATCCACTATGGCTCCTGTGTCAAGTTGGTGTGCTGTGTCACAGGCATGGCGCTACCAAGGCTG GTGATCCGTAAGGTAGACAAACAGATGTCCCAGCTGACAGCTGATGACCCAGTGTCCCAGCTGCACAAGTGCTGCTTCCACCTGAAGGACTCTGACAGGATGTACCTGTGTGTGTCTCAGGAGAGGATCATACAGTTTCAG GCCACGGAATGTCCTAAGGACTCCACCAAGGAGATCCTGAATGATGGTGCGGCCTGGACGATCATCAGTACTGACCAGGCAGAGTACAGCTTCTATGAAGGGATGGGACCAGTCAAGGGGCCGGTCACGCCGGTGCCAATAGTGGATAGTTTACAG TTGAATGGAGGAGGGGATGTTGCCATGCTGGAACTGAACGGAGAAAACTTCACCTACAACCTGAAGGTGTGGTTTGGAGATGTGGAGGCAGAGACCATGTTTAG GTGTGCGGAGAGCATGCTGTGTGTGGTTCCTGACATCTCCGCCTTCCGTGGAGGCTGGCGCTGGTTCCGACAGCCCACACAGGTGCCCCTGACTCTGGTCAGGCACGACGGGGTCATCTTTGCAACAG GTTTAACGTTCACCTACACCCCAGAGCTGGGACCCCACCCCCCTACAATGGAAGAAGCCATCATGTCTAATCCAATCAGACCCATCCCTGAAGACACACCCACCACATTTCCAACCAATCACTATCCAGACCTGGAGCAGCTGTGA
- the LOC136427783 gene encoding WASH complex subunit 5-like — protein MDFLAEDNLCGRTLLRLVSRGNAIIAELLRLSEFIPPVFRLDNKRDQEVYGDIITDFSYFRQQDYFDHNIEKRPDLQDLDEQFRENNIDILTRFYLAFESIHKYVTDLNRYLEDLQEGVYIQQTMESVLLNEDGKQLMCESLFLYGTMLLAVDMKFEGVIRERMLVSYHRYSSARAVTDSNIDDVCKLLRSTGFSPVPGAKKPANYPESFFKRVPIRPVFISMVIGRLRSDDIYNQISAYPLPEHRSTALATQASMLYVILYFAPEILHNQQAKMREIVDKHFPDNWVVSVYMGIIVNLVEAWDGYKAAKTALNNTIEQGNVREQSMKYEQCVTKLNPLVKQQLKEGVLTEEFVLDSIPKLMNIIRECNVTIHWMLLHTVESGADLNKRCRQLREQVIADSRYNPGVLFELLLNTAQLELKLKEMFKQMLHDKQIKWEQCKKEGSERVAELGEVFSGTKPLTRVEKNENLQAYFNETAKQITSLSYEDSTSAGRKIVQLIQALEEVQEFHQLEANLQVRQFLADTRKFLHQMIRTINIKEEVLITMSIVGDLSYAWNIIDNYTGYMQQGIKRDPSLVTKLRATFLKLASAMDLPLLRINQANSPDLISVSQYYSGELVTYVRKVLQIIPETMFGLLGIIIKMQTSQIKEVPTRLEKDKLKEYAQLEERTKVAKLTHDISVFTEGILMMKTTLVGIIKVDPKQLLEDGIRKELVKRVAYALHQGLIFNPKSKVSELIPRLNAMGAVMDGFRRSFEYIQDYVSISGLKIWQEEVSRIINYNVEQECNSFLRIKVSDFQSLYQSKDIPIPKFAPVDASVNFIGRLAREVLRITDPKLTTYIDQMTAWYDNKSKQEIITNRLFTKVQKSLGTFGLTGLDRLLCFMIVRELQNFLAVLQRGVLRDKSWLDMFASLMKSLNPVRGIVANATKVYPQACTKASKMWQLFLEVILKVGQIQLLRRQIAYELNFSCKFDSKFLACALQTFNESLLANIEAHYQDPSLPYPKEDNPLMFELTSYLECAGINNPLNKIYVTTQRLAYLPLLNFLFVISQLSRLQYVKAVGDLVCKKPTDGLDGVPFVVGTITLLKQFHKENTDHFLALLGQYVRSMVDSTASNSKSTGLSEEVVNVLAYLEMYMYYSELPRKAVEAHIPSYLFDEFRSNVQT, from the exons GAACTGCTGCGTCTGTCGGAGTTCATCCCTCCCGTGTTCCGCCTGGACAACAAACGTGACCAGGAGGTCTACGGCGACATCATCACGGACTTCTCCTACTTCCGTCAGCAGGATTACTTCGACCACAACATCGAGAAACGACCA GACTTGCAGGATCTTGATGAACAGTTCAGAGAGAACAATATTGACATCCTGACCAGGTTCTATCTGGCATTTGAGAGCATCCACAAGTATGTCACAGATCTAAACAG ATACCTTGAGGATCTCCAGGAGGGAGTGTACATCCAGCAGACCATGGAGTCTGTCCTGTTGAACGAGGATGGGAAACAGCTGATGTGCGAGTCCCTGTTCCTGTACGGCACCATGCTGCTGGCTGTGGACATGAAGTTTGAGGGAGTCATCAGGGAGAGGATGCTTGTCTCCTACCACAG GTACAGTTCTGCACGTGCGGTGACGGACTCCAACATTGACGACGTCTGTAAGCTGCTGAGGAGCACAGGCTTCTCCCCTGTACCAGGTGCCAAGAAACCTGCCAACTATCCAGAATCCTTCTTTAA ACGAGTGCCCATCAGACCAGTCTTCATCAGTATGGTGATTGGTCGGCTGAGGTCTGACGACATCTATAACCAGATCTCGGCGTACCCCCTCCCCGAGCACCGCAGCACGGCGCTGGCCACGCAGGCGTCCATGTTGTACGTAATCCTGTACTTCGCCCCAGAGATCCTCCACAACCAGCAGGCCAAGATGAGGGAAATCGTGGACAAACATTTCCCTGACAACTGG GTGGTGAGTGTGTACATGGGCATCATTGTGAACCTGGTGGAGGCCTGGGATGGCTACAAGGCTGCCAAGACTGCCCTGAACAACACAATAGAACAGGGCAACGTCAGGGAACAG TCCATGAAATATGAGCAGTGTGTGACTAAGCTGAACCCTCTGGTGAAGCAGCAGTTGAAGGAAGGTGTGCTGACAGAGGAGTTTGTACTGGACTCCATCCCCAAACTCATGAACATCATCCGGGAGTGTAACGTCACCATCCACTGGATGCTACTGCACACTGTGGAGTCAG GTGCTGACCTGAACAAGCGGTGCCGACAGCTGAGAGAACAGGTGATAGCCGACAGCAGGTACAACCCCGGGGTCCTGTTTGAGTTACTTCTCAACACAGCACAGCTGGAACTCAAACTGAAGGAG ATGTTCAAGCAGATGCTACATGATAAACAGATCAAGTGGGAACAGTGTAAGAAGGAGGGGTCAGAGAGGGTAGCCGAGCTGGGGGAAGTGTTCTCAGGAACCAAACCTCTCACAAGGGTGGAGAAAAATG AGAACCTACAGGCCTATTTCAATGAGACAGCCAAACAGATCACCTCCTTGAGCTATGAAGACTCCACCTCTGCTGGGAGGAAGATTGTTCAGCTCATCCAAGCTCTGGAAGAG GTGCAAGAGTTTCACCAGCTGGAGGCTAACCTGCAGGTGCGCCAGTTCCTTGCCGACACGCGGAAGTTTCTTCACCAGATGATCCGCACCATCAACATCAAGGAGGAGGTGCTCATCACCATGTCTATCGTGGGAGACCTTTCCTACGCATGGAACATCATTGACAA TTACACAGGGTACATGCAGCAGGGTATCAAGAGGGACCCATCTCTGGTCACCAAACTCAGGGCCACCTTCCTCAAG CTTGCCTCAGCTATGGACCTGCCCCTGCTGCGTATTAACCAGGCCAACAGTCCAGACCTGATCAGTGTGTCCCAGTACTACTCAGGCGAGCTGGTCACCTACGTCAGGAAGGTGCTACAGATCATCCCGGAGACCATGTTTGGGCTTCTGGGAATCATCATTAAG ATGCAGACCAGTCAGATTAAGGAGGTCCCCACCCGTCTTGAGAAGGACAAGCTGAAGGAGTATGCCCAGCTGGAGGAGAGAACCAAGGTGGCCAAGCTCACTCACGACATCTCTGTCTTCACTGAGGGCATCCTCATGATGAAAACTACACTTGTTGGAATCATCAAG GTTGACCCAAAGCAGCTGTTAGAAGATGGCATCAGGAAAGAGCTCGTGAAGAGGGTGGCCTACGCACTACACCAGGGGCTCATCTTTAACCCTAAGTCAAAG GTGAGTGAGCTCATTCCAAGGCTGAATGCTATGGGTGCGGTGATGGACGGATTCAGACGGTCCTTTGAGTACATCCAGGACTACGTCAGCATCTCAGGACTGAAGATCTGGCAGGAGGAGGTGTCCAGGATCATCAACTACAACGTGGAGCAGGAGTGCAACAGTTTCCTCAGGATCAAG GTGTCTGATTTCCAAAGTCTGTACCAGTCTAAAGACATTCCAATTCCCAAATTTGCACCTGTGGATGCATCGGTCAACTTTATTGGCCGTCTGGCCCGAGAGGTCCTCCGCATCACTGACCCGAAACTGACCACGTACATCGACCAGATGACCGCCTGGTACGACAACAAGAGCAAGCAGGAGATCATAACAAACAGGCTCTTTACTAAAGTACAG AAGAGCCTGGGTACGTTTGGTCTGACGGGTCTGGACCGCCTGCTGTGCTTCATGATCGTGCGCGAGCTGCAGAACTTCCTGGCCGTGCTGCAGCGGGGCGTGCTGCGGGACAAGTCGTGGCTGGACATGTTCGCCAGTCTCATGAAGAGTCTCAACCCTGTCAGGGGCATCGTGG CCAATGCCACCAAGGTGTACCCTCAGGCCTGCACCAAGGCCAGTAAGATGTGGCAGCTGTTTTTAGAGGTCATCCTGAAGGTCGGACAGATCCAGCTGCTGAGGAGACAGATCGCCTACGAGCTCAACTTCTCCTGCAAGTTTGACTCCAAGTTCCTGGCCTGTGCACTGCAGACATTCAACGA GTCTCTACTGGCCAATATAGAGGCCCACTACCAGGACCCTTCCCTGCCCTACCCTAAGGAAGACAACCCACTCATGTTTGAGTTGACATCCTATCTAGAATGTGCTGGCATCAACAACCCCCTTAACAAG ATCTATGTGACAACCCAGAGGCTGGCGTACCTGCCCCTGCTGAACTTCCTTTTTGTGATCTCACAGTTATCAAGGCTTCAATATGTCAAGGCTGTCG GTGATCTTGTGTGTAAGAAGCCCACGGACGGGTTGGATGGCGTGCCGTTTGTAGTCGGTACCATCACCCTCCTCAAGCAGTTCCACAAAGAGAACACGGACCACTTCCTGGCCCTGCTGGGACAGTACGTCAGGTCGATGGTAGACAGCACTGCCAGCAA CTCCAAGTCGACCGGCCTGTCAGAAGAAGTAGTGAATGTTTTAGCCTACCtggagatgtacatgtactacagtgAGCTACCGAGAAAG GCAGTGGAAGCACACATTCCCAGCTATCTATTTGATGAGTTCAGAAGCAATGTTCAAACATAG